Within Triticum dicoccoides isolate Atlit2015 ecotype Zavitan chromosome 1B, WEW_v2.0, whole genome shotgun sequence, the genomic segment GAGTCCTTGACGATCCACCCCGGAGCAGCACCCTCGTCCCATGACCTGATCGACCATTGGGGTCGACCTCCTCGCGGTTCTCCAACGGAGCCTTGTTCTTGCCTGTGCCCTGGTTCGCCATTGCCTGCAACATTGGGGTTTCTATGCTCTGTGGAGATGGATTGGTATTGCTCGCTCCACCCGAATGCTCTTTTAAAACCCTATGTGCCTCCTCCATTATGGGGTAAGATCCTTTCTGGTTTGATGGCCCTTGATCCCTTTCCTTTGCCCGAGATGCAGAACTATCCGGTAGGAGATCCCTTCCCTCTGCTTTGTCTGACGGATCCGTATCCCTTCCATCCCCAATAGTCCACCCAGATGAGATCTCATTCTCCGCTCTCATCCTAGCAGACAAATCCTTCCTCATTGCCTCTATTCTGCCCTTGATCCTCTCCATGGATCTTTGATTCTCGGATCTCTTCCCTTGATCTCTCTTCCTCTCTTTCCTTTCCACTGCAATTCCTTTGATTTTATTCCTCGTCTTGAGCCAGGTTTCCCGCAATCCCAAAGGGTCCTCCCGATCCTACTTACTGCTCGAGTCTTGATTCAATCTTTTCTCTCTCTCAAGGTTGCTCCTTCCTGTCTCTCGATCAATCTCTCCGATGCCAGCGGCAGATCGCCTCGGGATCGCCCTGACAGGGGCTCCGCAGATCACGCTCATTCTATCCCCCCCCTAACCATGTCTCTATTTCTCCCTAGGCATCTGCTTGGACCTTCGGGTCCTCCCCATGTTAAAAAAAGATAGCACACATTTCTAGACATAAGGCTCCTATAGACAACAtgcaacatttttttcgtgaaaagaAAAACAACAACACATAGATTATTGCAAGATCTCCCTGTTGTAATTGCTTGCTGATACTTATTGTCGCGATGAAGAGTACGGAAGCAATTTTCATGGAGATGAAAGAGACACATCTTTCTTGTTTCTCCAAAGGAGCCATACTAAGCTTATATGTTTTCTTCAAAGGAGCCATACTGGTAGGTAGGAGACATATTTGATTGTTCTACATTTCAAAACAAACACATGGTAATAAGACTGGTAGAGTAGGTAGGAGCCATTTTCGATCTAAAGAACATAATTCGTCATAACAAGGTTGGTTGGTtcattctttttatttttctttttctttttctttttccttctgatctgtgattacgacgttcggacacaccgttacgctgaggtgttccaggcggcgtgagttgtgaaacaattccacatttccttaagtgcgtgccaaactcgtgacttaaatattctcccccacgatctgatcgtaagaactttatttttctgtcacgttgattctctacctcattctgaaattccttgaacttttcaaaggtctcagacttgtgtttcattaagtagatatacccatatctacttaagtcatcagtgagggtgagaacataacgatagccaccgcgagcctcaatgctcattggaccgcacacatcagtatgtataatttccaataagttgggtgctcgctccattgttccggagaacggagtcttggtcattttgcccatgaggcatggttcgcacgtgtcaaatgattcgaaatcaagagactccaaatgtccatctgtatggagcttcttcatgcgtttgacaccaatgtggccaaggcggcagtgccacagatatgtgggactatcattatcaatcttacatcttttggtattcacactatgaatatgtgtaacatcacgttcgagattcattaagaataaaccattgaccagcggggcatgaccataaaacatatctctcatataaatagaacaaccattattctcggatttaaatgagtagccatctcgcattaaacgagatccagatacaatgttcatgctcaaagctggcactaaataacaattattgaggtttaaaactaatcccgtaggtaaatgtagaggtagtgtgccgacagcgatcacatcgaccttggaaccattcccgacacgcatcgtcaccccgtccttcgctagtctccgcttattccgcaactcctgttttgagttacaaatatgagcaaccgcaccggtatcaaatacccaggagctactacgagtattagtaaggtacacatcaataacatgtatatcatatatacctttggtgttgccggccttctNNNNNNNNNNCTTCGGGTCCTCCCCATGTTAAAAAAAGATAGCACACATTTCTAGACATAAGGCTCCTATAGACAACAGGCAACATTTTCTTTCGTGAAAAGAAAAACAACAACACATAGATTATTGCAAGATCTCCCTGTTGTAATTGCTTGCCGATACTTATTGTCGCGATGAAGAGTACGGAAGCAATTTTCATGGAGATGAAAGAGACACATCTTTCTTGTTTCTCCAAAGGAGCCATACTAAGCTTATATGTTTTCTTCAAAGGAGCCATACTGGTAGGTAGGAGACATATTTGATTGTTCTACATTTCAAAACAAACACATGGTAATAAGACTGGTAGAGTAGGTAGGAGCCATTTTCGATCTAAAGAACATAATTCGTCATAACAAGGTTGGTTGgttcattctttttctttttctttttcctgctgATCTGCAGATCTGTGAGCAGATCAAGGTCCCCAATCCACCCACCTCTCTTCACAACACAAAATGCACAGCAGCAGGACAGTACCCAGTGAGAAAAAAGAAATGTTTGGAGCAGTGCTGAAATGGAATAAAGGGGTCACAATTTTGTCACGTGGGTTGCCTTGGCTGCACATGCCAACCAAACACCTGCTGTGCTGTGGAGTGTGGAGGGCGGAGCCTTGGAGCTTGGACTACTGTGGGTGTCTGTCTATTCTGACGCTCGTGGATTAGCCGGGCCAATGGGCGCGCTTCGGCTGACgcctctgctcctgctgctgctcgccGCCGCGGGGAGGGCGAGGGCGGCCACGGCGGCCGGGGCGCGGCCGAGCGAGGTCGCCGTGGGCGCGCTCTTCACCTACGACTCCGTCATTGGCCGCGCGGCGCGGCTCGCcatcgagctcgccgtcgacgacgtCAACGCGGACCGCACCGTGCTCGCGGCCACCCGGCTCAGCCTCATCGCCCAGGACACCAACTGCAGCGGCTTCCTCGGGACCATCGAAGGTTTGCTGCTCCTCCCTGCCTCCCCTCTCTGAATCTCTCACCTGCTCAATGCTCATGTTCATGTCGACCTCAAGAGCTACAACCTACAATTACAGTAGTAATTTCGAGTGGAAAGATTCAACTTCAGGCAGCAAAATGCAATGGTTTCGAATAGAGTGGTCAGAACTAATGACTCCTAATGTAGCCCTACTGATTTGTAAATTATCAATCTGCAGTTGCAATCTGCAGACCCTTCAAAAAACCAAAGTGGCTGTCACTACTTTGATTCAGAATGCCAGAGCTAAGTTGCGCATTGGGGGTGGTAGTTGGTAGCCTTGATTGCTTGCTTTGCTTTCCACTTTTGCAGTACTGTGTCTTTTATTGTACTTAGTTAGTAGTATTAAGTGTTCTCTTCATCCGTTTTTATCCCTGGAAATTCACTAGACAATCGCTTGTACAGTTTAAGTGTCATTTCCTTTTGGGTTAGACAATTGCTTGTACAGTTTCAGTTTTTATATAGCACCTAAAGCTAAATGTAGACCAGCAAGAAATATTCAATTCAGTTCCAGTGTATTATTGGTTTACTGTATTTATCTGTCTGAACTAAGGTCAAGGTGACCTCTTGCCCATTATTTATACTATAGTTTAACTACAATAATTGCCTGCCTCGTGCCTCATGACATGATTTGATAATGTTTAAACTGGAAACAGAGAGGCCAACTGTTCGCTTGACCTTATGATGGCATTGTCCTTTCTTAAGGGTTTTGATAAACCATACTGTCTTGGTAATACTAGAAGAGAAACAGACAAAAAAAGCATGCCGGTGCAGTGATACCACTAATGGCAAAACTTATGAACTTGCTTTATAGTATTCCGGATGGTGCAAGAAACGTGTCTCACCTACTATGGGGAATCCAGTTCTCCActttattctcatgcaagatcccttttttcttttctttttgtgtcATGTGTGAGCATCAGAATAAACAGATTTATTGGAGGCTGCTCCTCTTTGCTTGAAGCAGTACTAGTTTTCCTGTTTCTGTCAGACAATAAAGTTCGCTTAATatgagtcaattttgcttaccatttGTAGATCCTAACTTTTGAGCAGAATGGACACTTATAGATATGAAAACTTAGCTTCGATTTATCAGATGTAGCTGCTGCTCTGTTGGATAGTCCGCGAACTGATTCACAGTTTTTTTTACTTGGTTGCAGCATTGGAGCTAATGGAGAAAAATGTAGTTGCTGTTATTGGCCCACAGTCATCTGGAATAGGCCATGTCATCTCCCATGTTGTTAACGAGCTACATGTTCCTCTTCTATCATTTGCGGCCACTGATCCGACGCTTTCCGCATCAGAGTATCCTTACTTCATAAGGACAACCATGAGTGACTACTTCCAGATGAACGCCGTTGCTAGCATTGTCGATTACTACCAGTGGAAAGAGGTGACTGCTATATTCGTCGACGATGATTATGGGCGAGGTGGTGTGTCGGCCCTCGGCGACGCACTTGCAGCAAAGAGGGCAAAGATTTCACACAAAGCAGCCATTCCTCCAAATTCAAACACAGAGGTGATCAATGATGTGTTGTTCAGAgcaaatatgatggaatcaagggtcaTGGTTGTGCATGCCAATCCTGACACAGGGATGAGGATATTTTCTATTGCCAACAAGCTCCAGATGATGGCCAGTGGCTATGTCTGGATAGTGACTGACTGGCTAGCTGCTGTCCTGGATTCTTCGGCATCTGGAGATCTTAAAGGTATGAGTCATATTCAGGGACTGATTGTTCTTCGCCAGCACACTCCTGAATCTGATGCCAAGGATAAGTTCACTACCAAATGGAACAATGCCGCTCGTAGCAGGGGCATTACTTCTGGCTTGAATTCATATGGTTTCTATGCATACGACTCGGTCTGGGCTGTCGCTCGCGGCATCGATAAATTTCTTGATAATGGGCAACAGGTCAACTTCTCTACAGATCCAAGGTTGCACCGTTCAAATGATAGTACTTTGCAGCTGTCAACTCtcaaggtgtttgatggtggtgaGCAGATGCTGCAGCAGCTTCTACTCACGAATTTCACAGGCCTAACTGGTTCGGTACGATTTGGTCCGGACCGCAACCTGGTACGCCCAGCGTATGATATCCTTAATGTGGGTGGTTCCGGCTCCCGGTTGATTGGCTACTGGTCCAACTACTCAGGCCTCTCTGTTGCTGCTCCTGAAACTTTGTATCAGAAGCCATCAAATAATTCTTCAGTTGCCCAACGGCTCTACAATGTGGTCTGGCCAGGTGATTCCACCACTACACCTAAGGGGTGGGTTTTCCCTAACAATGGTAAGCCTCTGCGTGTCGGTGTTCCGATCAAGGCGAGCTTCAAGGAGTTAGTAGCAGGTGGCAGGGGCTCTGATAATGTGACTGGCTATTGCGTCGATATATTCAACGCGGCTATCAGACTGCTTCCTTATCCGGTTCCTTGCCAGTTCATAACGATCGGGGATGGTAAAAAGAACCCTAACTACAACGACATTATTGGCATGATCGCTGAAAATGTACGCTCGATCTCATTCTTCGTTCCGGTGTATGTATTTAACCATTTTGTTATCAGTTCTCTGATCTGTTTCATTTTCACTAGTCTCTTGATGCAGCTGTAGGAGACTTTGCCATTGTGAGAAACAGAACAAAGATGGCAGAATTCACGCAGCCTTATATTGAGTCAGGGCTTGTGATAGTAGCACCGGTGCAAAGAGCACCTTCGAGTGCCTGGGCTTTCATGAAACCCTTTACATTGGAGATGTGGTGTGTAACATGCGCTCTTTTTATTTTCGTGGGGATTGTTGTTTGGATTCTTGAACATCGGACCAATGAGGAGTTTCGAGGCTCTCCGCGACGACAAATTATAACAATAATTTGGTAAGCTTCTGTTGCTACATAGGGATGTATTCTATCCTATGCTTGCTACCAAGTCTGTCTTGAGTCTGAAATTCATGAGGCAATTTTTGTAAATGTTACTTGTATGTTGGGAAAGAATTGACTGACGTTTCATTCTTATAATATTTCAGGTTTAGCTTCTCAACAATGTTCTTCTCACACAGTAAGTACACTAGATCCATCACATAACTCATCCATGCTGCTTTCCATGTTCTGGATGGAAACATGTTGACATGAAACTCACTTCAGGGCAGAACACCGGGAGCGCGCTTGGGCGGTTCGTGTTGATCATATGGTTGTTCGTTGTGCTGATAATCAATTCGAGCTATACCGCTAGCTTGACGTCAATCCTCACAGTCCAACAGCTATCCACAGGAATAACCGGGATCGACAATCTGATC encodes:
- the LOC119349497 gene encoding glutamate receptor 3.5-like isoform X1; this encodes MGALRLTPLLLLLLAAAGRARAATAAGARPSEVAVGALFTYDSVIGRAARLAIELAVDDVNADRTVLAATRLSLIAQDTNCSGFLGTIEALELMEKNVVAVIGPQSSGIGHVISHVVNELHVPLLSFAATDPTLSASEYPYFIRTTMSDYFQMNAVASIVDYYQWKEVTAIFVDDDYGRGGVSALGDALAAKRAKISHKAAIPPNSNTEVINDVLFRANMMESRVMVVHANPDTGMRIFSIANKLQMMASGYVWIVTDWLAAVLDSSASGDLKGMSHIQGLIVLRQHTPESDAKDKFTTKWNNAARSRGITSGLNSYGFYAYDSVWAVARGIDKFLDNGQQVNFSTDPRLHRSNDSTLQLSTLKVFDGGEQMLQQLLLTNFTGLTGSVRFGPDRNLVRPAYDILNVGGSGSRLIGYWSNYSGLSVAAPETLYQKPSNNSSVAQRLYNVVWPGDSTTTPKGWVFPNNGKPLRVGVPIKASFKELVAGGRGSDNVTGYCVDIFNAAIRLLPYPVPCQFITIGDGKKNPNYNDIIGMIAENSLDAAVGDFAIVRNRTKMAEFTQPYIESGLVIVAPVQRAPSSAWAFMKPFTLEMWCVTCALFIFVGIVVWILEHRTNEEFRGSPRRQIITIIWFSFSTMFFSHRQNTGSALGRFVLIIWLFVVLIINSSYTASLTSILTVQQLSTGITGIDNLISSGLPIGYQAGKFTKNYLIEELSIPESRLVALNTIHEYADALRRGSGDGGVAAIIDEMPYVEIFLSYHCDFRIVGQEFTKEGWGFAFQRDSPLAADLSTAILQLSESGQLQRIHDEWFTRPSCSTDDTEVGATSLGLRSFWGLFLVCALICLLALLVFFIRVCWQYSRYSSSEAAGEPGAADAAAPTAAATDTVERPRRPSRFGGFRELVEFVDKKEAEVKRAMKRRPSEKDNQGAGSSDAQPVS
- the LOC119349497 gene encoding glutamate receptor 3.5-like isoform X2; its protein translation is MGALRLTPLLLLLLAAAGRARAATAAGARPSEVAVGALFTYDSVIGRAARLAIELAVDDVNADRTVLAATRLSLIAQDTNCSGFLGTIEALELMEKNVVAVIGPQSSGIGHVISHVVNELHVPLLSFAATDPTLSASEYPYFIRTTMSDYFQMNAVASIVDYYQWKEVTAIFVDDDYGRGGVSALGDALAAKRAKISHKAAIPPNSNTEVINDVLFRANMMESRVMVVHANPDTGMRIFSIANKLQMMASGYVWIVTDWLAAVLDSSASGDLKGMSHIQGLIVLRQHTPESDAKDKFTTKWNNAARSRGITSGLNSYGFYAYDSVWAVARGIDKFLDNGQQVNFSTDPRLHRSNDSTLQLSTLKVFDGGEQMLQQLLLTNFTGLTGSVRFGPDRNLVRPAYDILNVGGSGSRLIGYWSNYSGLSVAAPETLYQKPSNNSSVAQRLYNVVWPGDSTTTPKGWVFPNNGKPLRVGVPIKASFKELVAGGRGSDNVTGYCVDIFNAAIRLLPYPVPCQFITIGDGKKNPNYNDIIGMIAENSLDAAVGDFAIVRNRTKMAEFTQPYIESGLVIVAPVQRAPSSAWAFMKPFTLEMWCVTCALFIFVGIVVWILEHRTNEEFRGSPRRQIITIIWFSFSTMFFSHKHRERAWAVRVDHMVVRCADNQFELYR